A genomic region of Eucalyptus grandis isolate ANBG69807.140 chromosome 5, ASM1654582v1, whole genome shotgun sequence contains the following coding sequences:
- the LOC120293207 gene encoding uncharacterized protein PHLOEM PROTEIN 2-LIKE A4-like — MVLPRAMDIEGGDRDITWRWTQNEEKCFGGHAGIAVPELLKLSWLAINGSFNTNALSPKTTYEAAFVVKLREICNTWPLPVNSELYLPDGKLVNSAESLAKKPIEKWIKLRVGKFVTHPKNVGKIRFVLHERSQIYKSGLVLRGLLLHPKD; from the exons ATGGTGCTTCCCAGGGCAATGGACATCGAGGGGGGCGATAGAGACATCACCTGGCGGTGGactcaaaatgaagaaaaatg TTTTGGCGGCCACGCAGGCATAGCCGTCCCTGAGCTGTTGAAGCTTTCCTGGCTAGCTATTAATGGAAGCTTCAATACAAATGCTCTATCTCCAAAGACGACCTATGAAGCCGCATTCGTGGTTAAGCTCAGGGAAATCTGCAACACGTGGCCGCTCCCCGTGAACTCCGAACTCTATTTACCTGACGGAAAGCTGGTTAATAGCGCGGAGAGTCTTGCGAAGAAGCCGATAGAGAAATGGATCAAGCTTCGTGTTGGCAAGTTCGTGACGCACCCAAAGAACGTGGGGAAGATAAGATTTGTCCTCCACGAGAGAAGCCAGATTTATAAATCAGGCCTCGTCCTCAGgggccttcttcttcatccgAAGGATTAA